A region from the Drosophila bipectinata strain 14024-0381.07 chromosome 3R, DbipHiC1v2, whole genome shotgun sequence genome encodes:
- the Sec15 gene encoding exocyst complex component 6 — protein MSKVTVQDIEAVDDYWGPTFRSILEGNNTKQISEQLDQRIRSHDKEIERICNLYYQGFIDSIQELLQVRTQAKQLHDEVHSLDTSLRQISASLIQQGNDLVRARQIESNLASAIEALKSCLPALECYMKFTQQAKNKQYYQALRTLETLETEHLSRLKTHNYRFATQMQIQIPIIKENIRRSSALDFREFLENIRKFSPRIGELAITHTKQLQKRDINAIIAEHMQQANGDAADDDANVSAQDLIDFSPIYRCLHIYMVLGQREYFEKDYRQQRRDQAKLVLQPPPNMHDNLEAYKTYICAIVGFFVVEDHVKNTAGDVVTSSYLEDLWSSSLTKFMNEISMSSSSCTDPNILLRIKNLIMLSINTFKCYGYTVNILWELLHNMRDHYNEVLLQRWVHVFRDILDKEQFLPMVVQTPEEYEAILERFPFHSDQLENAPFPKKFPFSRMVPEVYHQAKEFMYACMKFAEELTLSPNEVAAMVRKAANLLLTRSFSGCLSVVFRQPSITLTQLIQIIIDTQYLEKAGPFLDEFVCHMTNTDRSVSQTPSAMFHVARQDAEKQVGLRICSKIDEFFELSAYDWLLVEPPGIASAFITDMISYLKSTFDNFAFKLPHIAQAACRRTCEHIAEKIYSIMYDDDVKQISTGALTQINLDLMQCEFFAASEPVPGLKEGELSKYFLRNRQLLDLLILEEWSTYFHDYGKQENRYHLVQPQSIIVILEKIREADKKPIFSLVRKNDKKKLLETVLKQLKHIAERQN, from the exons ATGTCAAAGGTAACCGTGCAGGACATAGAGGCGGTGGACGACTACTGGGGTCCCACCTTTCGCTCGATACTTGAGG GAAACAATACAAAACAGATAAGCGAACAATTGGACCAGCGGATCAGAAGTCACGACAAGGAGATTGAGAGGATATGCAACTTGTACTACCAGGGCTTCATTGACTCTATACAGGAGCTGTTGCAGGTGCGCACACAGGCAAAGCAGCTTCACGATGAGGTGCATTCGCTGGACACCTCGCTGCGCCAGATAAGTGCCTCGTTGATCCAGCAAGGCAACGACCTGGTCCGAGCACGCCAAATAGAGTCCAACCTGGCCAGCGCTATCGAGGCGCTGAAGTCCTGCCTTCCAGCACTGGAGTGCTACATGAAGTTCACGCAGCAGGCCAAAAACAAGCAGTATTACCAGGCACTGCGTACCTTGGAGACGTTAGAGACAGAGCACTTGTCGCGGCTTAAAACCCACAACTACCGTTTTGCCACCCAGATGCAGATTCAGATACCCATTATAAAGGAAAACATCCGTCGATCCTCCGCCTTGGATTTCCGCGAGTTTTTGGAAAACATTCGAAAGTTCTCACCGCGTATCGGGGAGCTGGCCATCACCCACACCAAACAGCTCCAGAAGCGGGATATTAACGCCATAATCGCCGAGCATATGCAGCAAGCGAACGGCGACGCAGCTGACGATGATGCCAATGTTAGTGCCCAGGATCTCATCGACTTTTCGCCTATTTACCGCTGTCTGCACATTTATATGGTTCTGGGGCAGCGGGAGTACTTTGAAAAGGACTATCGACAGCAACGCCGTGATCAGGCCAAGCTTGTCCTCCAACCGCCACCCAATATGCACGATAATCTGGAGGCTTACAAGACGTACATATGCGCCATTGTCGGTTTCTTTGTCGTGGAAGATCACGTCAAAAATACCGCCGGCGATGTGGTGACCAGTAGCTATTTGGAGGACCTCTGGTCTAGCTCTCTTACGAAGTTCATGAACGAGATCAGCATGAGCTCTTCGTCATGCACTGATCCGAACATCCTATTGCGCATCAAAAACCTGATTATGTTGTCCATCAACACGTTCAAGTGCTATGGCTACACCGTAAATATTCTCTGGGAATTGCTGCACAATATGCGGGATCATTACAACGAG GTTTTGCTGCAACGATGGGTGCATGTTTTCCGCGACATTCTCGACAAGGAGCAGTTCCTGCCGATGGTGGTTCAGACCCCTGAGGAATATGAAGCTATTCTCGAGCGGTTTCCCTTCCACTCTGACCAGCTTGAGAATGCACCCTTCCCCAAAAAGTTCCCCTTCTCGCGCATGGTACCGGAGGTGTATCACCAAGCCAAGGAGTTCATGTACGCCTGCATGAAGTTCGCCGAAGAGCTCACCCTATCGCCCAACGAAGTAGCAGCCATGGTGCGAAAGGCAGCTAATCTGTTGTTGACGCGCAGCTTTAGCGGATGTTTGTCGGTGGTATTTCGCCAGCCGAGCATTACATTGACGCAGCTCATCCAAATTATAATCGACACGCAGTATCTGGAGAAAGCTGGCCCGTTTCTCGATGAGTTTGTGTGTCACATGACCAACACGGACCGAAGTGTATCACAAACTCCCTCGGCCATGTTCCACGTTGCTCGACAGGATGCCGAGAAACAGGTTGGCCTGCGCATATGCTCCAAGATCGACGAGTTCTTCGAGCTAAGCGCCTACGACTGGCTCCTGGTAGAGCCTCCTGGCATTGCCTCCGCATTCATCACCGATATGATTTCGTATCTGAAGAGCACCTTTGACAACTTTGCCTTTAAGTTACCGCACATTGCCCAGGCCGCTTGCCGACGCACCTGCGAGCACATTGCCGAGAAGATATACTCCATAATGTACGACGATGATGTGAAGCAGATATCCACGGGCGCGTTGACCCAAATCAACTTGGATCTGATGCAGTGCGAGTTCTTTGCGGCATCAGAACCTGTTCCTGGACTAAAGGAGGGAGAACTAAGCAAGTACTTCTTGCGCAACCGCCAACTGCTGGATCTCCTCATTCTGGAGGAGTGGAGCACGTACTTCCATGACTACGGAAAGCAAGAGAACCGCTACCACCTGGTCCAGCCTCAGTCGATTATAGTGATTCTAGAGAAGATCCGTGAAGCGGACAAGAAACCTATTTTCTCGCTGGTCCGCAAGAATGACAAAAAGAAGTTGTTGGAAACGGTTCTCAAGCAGTTGAAGCACATAGCTGAGCGGCAGAACTAA
- the Tbc1d22 gene encoding TBC1 domain family member 22B isoform X1, producing MDNNVEQAAIKSKTDSATVNIGAAAAGSATGTVSGASGAGVLANANSHSNSTFWKNSGRRVPGRPSPKRELDKSAGLGVGMVSTFRDYQQSVSDAWDTGDDEFCIISNSEAAAAAAAGAGDTARISRQVSQTVALNVIETHSRSNQNHNAPKTLNECGPEVISPSGNPAEEGKEDRRNQPDSNENSPSHEFKSPSLESRTQALNPGMDNNRGCIYRSRLRNYPGRPQLQKIRSDCQDSEYETKIEKFQVLLDSPQLDLAALKKLSWSGVPRKMRAVSWRLLSKYLPPSSERRMAVLESKRQGYQDLRHNYFRVDSQDETQQDTYRQIHIDVPRMNPQIPLFQQKLVQEMFERVLFIWAIRHPASGYVQGINDLVTPFFIVFLQEALSPDTDLEKYEMSTLPEGTRNIIEADSFWCLSKFLDCIQDNYIFAQLGIQEKVNQLKDLIQRIDVNLHRHLQAHGVDYLQFSFRWMNNLLTRELPLHCTIRLWDTYLAESDGFALFHLYVCAAFLLHWKEQLMQQNDFQGLMLLLQNLPTHNWSDRQINVLLAEAFRLKFTYADAPKHLETKS from the exons ATGGATAATAATGTAGAGCAAGCTGcaataaaaagcaaaacagATTCCGCAACAGTAAATAttggagcagcagcagctggatCCGCAACAGGAACAGTCAGTGGAGCTAGCGGTGCCGGGGTCCTGGCCAACGCAAACTCACATTCGAACTCGACCTTTTGGAAAAACAGCGGACGGAGGGTGCCCGGACGGCCCAgtccgaagcgggagcttgaTAAGTCTGCGGGACTTGGAGTTGGCATGGTGTCCACCTTCCGGGACTATCAGCAGTCGGTGAGCGATGCCTGGGACACGGGCGACGATGAGTTCTGCATCATCAGCAACTcggaagcagcagcagctgcagcagcgggAGCCGGCG ATACTGCAAGGATTTCTCGCCAAGTGTCCCAGACGGTGGCCCTTAACGTGATTGAAACGCATTCGCGGAGCAACCAGAACCACAACGCACCCAAGACCTTAAATGAATGCGGTCCTGAAGTGATATCGCCAAGTGGAAACCCGGCGGAAGAAGGCAAGGAAGACCGCCGGAACCAACCGGACAGCAACGAGAACAG CCCTTCCCATGAATTCAAGTCACCAAGTTTAGAGTCAAGAACGCAAGCACTGAATCCCGGCATGGATAATAATCGGGGTTGCATTTACAGATCAAGATTACGGAACTACCCAGGACGGCCGCAGCTTCAGAAGATTAGGTCAGATTGCCAGGACAGCGAGTATGAGACGAAGATTGAAAAGTTCCAGGTACTTCTCGATTCGCCACAGCTGGATTTGGCGGCTCTTAAGAAACTGAGCTGGTCGGGAGTGCCCAGAAAG ATGCGCGCTGTTAGCTGGAGGCTGCTCTCAAAATATCTTCCACCCTCGAGTGAACGGCGGATGGCGGTGCTGGAGAGTAAACGGCAAGGATACCAAGACCTCAGGCACAACTACTTCCGCGTGGACAGTCAGGATGAGACGCAACAGGATACGTACCGCCAGATTCACATCGATGTGCCTCGCATGAATCCCCAAATACCGCTCTTCCAGCAAAAGCTCGTGCAGGAGATGTTCGAGCGAGTGCTATTTATCTGGGCCATAAGACATCCAGCTTCCGGTTACGTTCAGGGCATCAACGATCTTGTTACGCCCTTCTTCATTGTCTTTCTCCAGGAGGCTCTGTCGCCGGACACGGATCTCGAAAAGTATGAGATGTCTACGCTGCCCGAGGGTACTCGTAATATAATCGAGGCCGACTCATTTTGGTGCCTATCCAAGTTTCTTGATTGCATTCAGGATAACTATATCTTTGCGCAACTGGGTATACAGGAGAAGGTTAACCAACTCAAGGATCTTATACAACGTATTGACG TGAATCTACACCGTCATTTACAGGCGCATGGTGTCGACTACTTGCAATTCTCATTTCGCTGGATGAATAATCTGCTGACACGCGAACTACCGCTGCACTGCACCATCCGTTTGTGGGACACATATCTGGCCGAGTCCGACGGATTCGCCCTGTTCCATTTGTACGTGTGTGCCGCATTTTTGCTGCActggaaggagcagctgatGCAACAAAACGATTTTCAG GGTCTCATGTTGCTGCTACAAAATCTGCCAACACACAACTGGTCCGATCGCCAAATCAACGTTCTACTGGCCGAGGCATTCCGCCTTAAGTTCACGTACGCCGATGCACCCAAGCATCTGGAAACGAAGAGTTGA
- the Tbc1d22 gene encoding TBC1 domain family member 22B isoform X2: protein MDNNVEQAAIKSKTDSATVNIGAAAAGSATGTVSGASGAGVLANANSHSNSTFWKNSGRRVPGRPSPKRELDKSAGLGVGMVSTFRDYQQSVSDAWDTGDDEFCIISNSEAAAAAAAGAGDTARISRQVSQTVALNVIETHSRSNQNHNAPKTLNECGPEVISPSGNPAEEGKEDRRNQPDSNENRSRLRNYPGRPQLQKIRSDCQDSEYETKIEKFQVLLDSPQLDLAALKKLSWSGVPRKMRAVSWRLLSKYLPPSSERRMAVLESKRQGYQDLRHNYFRVDSQDETQQDTYRQIHIDVPRMNPQIPLFQQKLVQEMFERVLFIWAIRHPASGYVQGINDLVTPFFIVFLQEALSPDTDLEKYEMSTLPEGTRNIIEADSFWCLSKFLDCIQDNYIFAQLGIQEKVNQLKDLIQRIDVNLHRHLQAHGVDYLQFSFRWMNNLLTRELPLHCTIRLWDTYLAESDGFALFHLYVCAAFLLHWKEQLMQQNDFQGLMLLLQNLPTHNWSDRQINVLLAEAFRLKFTYADAPKHLETKS, encoded by the exons ATGGATAATAATGTAGAGCAAGCTGcaataaaaagcaaaacagATTCCGCAACAGTAAATAttggagcagcagcagctggatCCGCAACAGGAACAGTCAGTGGAGCTAGCGGTGCCGGGGTCCTGGCCAACGCAAACTCACATTCGAACTCGACCTTTTGGAAAAACAGCGGACGGAGGGTGCCCGGACGGCCCAgtccgaagcgggagcttgaTAAGTCTGCGGGACTTGGAGTTGGCATGGTGTCCACCTTCCGGGACTATCAGCAGTCGGTGAGCGATGCCTGGGACACGGGCGACGATGAGTTCTGCATCATCAGCAACTcggaagcagcagcagctgcagcagcgggAGCCGGCG ATACTGCAAGGATTTCTCGCCAAGTGTCCCAGACGGTGGCCCTTAACGTGATTGAAACGCATTCGCGGAGCAACCAGAACCACAACGCACCCAAGACCTTAAATGAATGCGGTCCTGAAGTGATATCGCCAAGTGGAAACCCGGCGGAAGAAGGCAAGGAAGACCGCCGGAACCAACCGGACAGCAACGAGAACAG ATCAAGATTACGGAACTACCCAGGACGGCCGCAGCTTCAGAAGATTAGGTCAGATTGCCAGGACAGCGAGTATGAGACGAAGATTGAAAAGTTCCAGGTACTTCTCGATTCGCCACAGCTGGATTTGGCGGCTCTTAAGAAACTGAGCTGGTCGGGAGTGCCCAGAAAG ATGCGCGCTGTTAGCTGGAGGCTGCTCTCAAAATATCTTCCACCCTCGAGTGAACGGCGGATGGCGGTGCTGGAGAGTAAACGGCAAGGATACCAAGACCTCAGGCACAACTACTTCCGCGTGGACAGTCAGGATGAGACGCAACAGGATACGTACCGCCAGATTCACATCGATGTGCCTCGCATGAATCCCCAAATACCGCTCTTCCAGCAAAAGCTCGTGCAGGAGATGTTCGAGCGAGTGCTATTTATCTGGGCCATAAGACATCCAGCTTCCGGTTACGTTCAGGGCATCAACGATCTTGTTACGCCCTTCTTCATTGTCTTTCTCCAGGAGGCTCTGTCGCCGGACACGGATCTCGAAAAGTATGAGATGTCTACGCTGCCCGAGGGTACTCGTAATATAATCGAGGCCGACTCATTTTGGTGCCTATCCAAGTTTCTTGATTGCATTCAGGATAACTATATCTTTGCGCAACTGGGTATACAGGAGAAGGTTAACCAACTCAAGGATCTTATACAACGTATTGACG TGAATCTACACCGTCATTTACAGGCGCATGGTGTCGACTACTTGCAATTCTCATTTCGCTGGATGAATAATCTGCTGACACGCGAACTACCGCTGCACTGCACCATCCGTTTGTGGGACACATATCTGGCCGAGTCCGACGGATTCGCCCTGTTCCATTTGTACGTGTGTGCCGCATTTTTGCTGCActggaaggagcagctgatGCAACAAAACGATTTTCAG GGTCTCATGTTGCTGCTACAAAATCTGCCAACACACAACTGGTCCGATCGCCAAATCAACGTTCTACTGGCCGAGGCATTCCGCCTTAAGTTCACGTACGCCGATGCACCCAAGCATCTGGAAACGAAGAGTTGA
- the LOC108130055 gene encoding uncharacterized protein gives MQKQEEVLSRLRQILNIFLRDNFSTTNNVYFEKLLTHLQAKENAYVLQDPFVVDWVDKCMTMVMEDVDTVHPKVVSFMLNLTSYLAANEWMIIRLRELDIVNRTMKFLQMDRSYSPSIKLGGIRLMKGVVVYSMGLAFLRIHRAWTLLIQYSNNDHTLYVVREARQLLFEMLYKFCDKLNDKAVTLELLAEIMKPIHDNLYKKHDGEGEETAIHIKVDDNELLHKISATLDLLTYILQQTLVLEERTSLVALLKEHHEFDYTIWKLIDMTHNPYFIEKIFTTLTSYNFALMMHEKLLNPDATEPPEEFTEFGLAFFNHMKFCITRKDGISFVKLAEINHVLWKKLGARAPKEIVIQQERVTFENQLICFHMLPLLFSMKYAKTLEAENKVELFDAYVVKLLEISCEQTLRLCYSMRDAFFTPDGTGLSLVTPGLANKCIHSLLSLEKVLDREQAVTVCQALLYVLREAVAMNAITSDSQDDCHSVSSTGSSYLEMYPRGTELVVNDPQVLHSVMVGLRTLIERFKITWKESVETIGLVNCLAFVLENTNMDARCTVQALKLVQLAVEHFLSPNMALLVDNLQGSALVCLGPIIVKRMHDTMWEVRDTTLELTTSIASISRVKFPAFQRFLIDSKIPPIVYEMAKNDSESYVRASAFKCLAEMVSINLLWENGLSQLDLVDHLLYVMYRENDDIVRAEALITLRKIYEHRKIHQKYKNTLFSTLNYCVVGDHHTEVKMNALEFWRREFYRQFTNQGMIDGVFPTVTFSKEQKKIVTLTEKEIQTSIAKVFAEVQQYGYFGVLLKSLRDETSKELLAFLIKGTTIMMEKFEKYKGILEEIEMRSPLDTDQCSFNFPSEQPTPPTTQPSGNKPSINPSEADEIIEAILNSQDSQLLEKAFEAQMQLNADDEPSKKRHIDEFYYKQFAIPMRQFFAELKAINPDQLLKQQKEWYECEESFTSLLDDILSAIKRDDENMISDCY, from the exons ATGCAGAAGCAAGAGGAGGTGCTGTCGCGCCTGCGCCAGATACTaaacatatttttgcgcgATAACTTTTCCACAACCAACAATGTTTACTTTGAGAAGCTCCTCACGCACTTACAGGCCAAGG AGAATGCATATGTACTGCAGGATCCTTTTGTGGTCGATTGGGTGGACAAGTGCATGACCATGGTTATGGAGGACGTCGATACAGTTCACCCGAAAGTAGTATCTTTTATGCTCAATCTAACCAGCTATCTGGCGGCCAACGAGTGGATGATCATACGGTTGAGGGAGTTGGACATTGTAAACAG aactatgaaattcttACAAATGGATCGTTCCTACAGCCCCTCAATTAAACTTGGAGGTATTAGGCTCATGAAGGGCGTCGTGGTTTATAGCATGGGGTTGGCTTTCCTGCGTATTCATCGCGCATGGACGCTACTCATCCAGTACTCCAACAATGATCATACCTTGTATGTGGTTCGGGAGGCCAGGCAACTGCTCTTCGAGATGCTGTATAAATTTTGCGATAAGCTTAATGATAAGGCCGTCACTCTGGAGTTGCTGGCCGAGATCATGAAGCCGATTCACGATAACCTGTATAAGAAACACGATGGCGAGGGTGAAGAGACTGCCATTCACATAAAGGTGGACGACAACGAACTGCTGCACAAGATCTCTGCGACCCTGGACCTTCTCACCTACATCCTGCAACAGACACTGGTGCTGGAAGAGCGAACAAGTTTAGTAGCCTTGCTTAAAGAGCACCACGAATTCGATTATACGATTTGGAAACTTATTGATATGACGCACAATCCATACTTTATCGAAAAGATCTTTACCACTTTAACTAGCTACAATTTTGCTCTGATGATGCACGAGAAGCTCCTAAATCCAGACGCCACCGAACCACCGGAGGAGTTCACGGAATTCGGCTTGGCCTTTTTTAACCACATGAAGTTCTGCATCACCCGTAAGGATGGAATCAGCTTCGTAAAGCTGGCGGAGATCAATCATGTACTGTGGAAAAAGCTGGGTGCGAGAGCGCCAAAGGAAATTGTCATCCAGCAAGAGCGTGTCACATTTGAAAATCAGCTTATTTGCTTTCATATGCTGCCTCTGCTCTTCTCCATGAAGTATGCAAAAACACTGGAGGCGGAAAACAAGGTCGAACTGTTCGACGCTTATGTGGTTAAGCTCTTAGAGATCTCCTGTGAGCAGACTTTGCGCCTTTGCTACAGCATGCGCGACGCCTTCTTCACTCCAGACGGCACGGGCTTGTCTTTGGTGACCCCCGGATTGGCCAACAAATGCATTCATAGTTTGCTCTCGTTAGAGAAGGTCCTTGATCGTGAACAGGCCGTCACCGTGTGCCAGGCTCTATTGTATGTCCTTCGCGAAGCTGTGGCTATGAATGCCATTACTAGCGACTCTCAGGATGATTGCCACAGCGTTAGCAGCACCGGCAGTTCCTACCTGGAAATGTATCCTCGTGGCACAGAACTGGTTGTGAATGATCCCCAAGTACTGCACTCTGTCATGGTGGGATTGCGCACTCTGATAGAGCGGTTTAAGATAACATGGAAGGAGTCTGTAGAGACCATTGGTCTAGTCAATTGCCTAGCTTTCGTTTTAGAAAACACCAATATGGATGCCAGA TGTACGGTTCAGGCCTTGAAACTTGTTCAGCTAGCAGTGGAGCATTTTCTTTCCCCAAACATGGCTCTGCTAGTGGATAACCTGCAGGGCTCAGCTTTAGTTTGTTTAGGCCCTATCATCGTTAAGCGAATGCACGACACCATGTGGGAAGTGCGTGACACCACTTTGGAATTGACAACCTCCATTGCTAGCATCTCCCGCGTCA AGTTCCCCGCCTTCCAAAGGTTTTTAATCGACTCGAAGATACCTCCAATAGTCTACGAAATGGCGAAGAACGATTCAGAGAGCTATGTACGAGCGTCTGCCTTCAAGTGTCTGGCGGAGATGGTCTCTATAAACCTTTTATGGGAGAATGGCCTAAGTCAACTGGATCTTGTG GATCATTTACTCTATGTGATGTATCGGGAGAACGATGATATTGTTAGAGCCGAAGCCCTTATAACTCTAAGAAAGATTTACGAACACCGAAAAATCcatcaaaaatacaaaaacaccCTGTTTTCCACGCTTAACTATTGTGTGGTAGGAGACCACCACACCGAAGTAAAGATGAATGCATTGGAGTTTTGGAGGAGAGAGTTCTATCGTCAGTTCACTAATCAAGGCATGATTGACGGAGTCTTTCCCACTGTTACCTTCTCCAAGGAACAAAAAAAGATTGTCACACTGACAGAGAAGGAGATCCAGACTAGTATCGCCAAGGTTTTTGCTGAGGTTCAGCAGTATGGCTACTTTGGTGTATTACTTAAGAGTCTGCGCGATGAGACCTCGAAAGAATTGTTGGCATTCCTTATCAAGGGCACAACTATAATGATGGAAAAATTTGAGAAATACAAGGGTATACTGGAGGAAATTGAAATGCGATCACCATTGGATACGGATCAGTGCTCGTTTAATTTCCCATCGGAACAGCCGACACCACCAACAACTCAGCCATCAGGAAACAAACCTTCAATAAATCCCAGCGAAGCGGACGAGATTATTGAGGCGATTCTCAATTCGCAGGACTCTCAGCTTTTAGAGAAGGCTTTCGAGGCTCAAATGCAGCTCAATGCAGATGATGAACCTTCGAAAAAACGGCATATAGACGAGTTCTACTATAAGCAGTTTGCAATTCCGATGCGCCAGTTCTTCGCGGAGCTAAAGGCTATCAATCCCGACCAACTTctgaaacaacaaaaagagTGGTACGAGTGCGAGGAGAGTTTTACATCGCTCTTGGATGATATACTGAGCGCGATAAAACGCGATGATGAGAATATGATTTCGGATTGCTATTAA